A portion of the Desulfotignum phosphitoxidans DSM 13687 genome contains these proteins:
- a CDS encoding type II toxin-antitoxin system TacA family antitoxin, giving the protein MDAASQSKTERINLRVKSSAKDLIMLAAGFEGKTVSHFILTSALKCAEKTVQEHQMMTLNANDSKVFFEALSAPVRFNPKLTAAFEEYDQRVITK; this is encoded by the coding sequence ATGGATGCAGCATCACAAAGCAAAACCGAGAGAATCAATCTCCGCGTAAAAAGCAGTGCAAAAGACCTCATAATGCTTGCTGCCGGGTTTGAGGGCAAGACAGTCAGTCATTTTATATTGACCAGTGCTTTGAAGTGTGCGGAAAAAACAGTCCAGGAGCATCAGATGATGACCTTGAATGCAAATGATTCAAAGGTTTTTTTTGAAGCACTTTCCGCCCCGGTGCGGTTTAATCCCAAATTGACCGCAGCTTTTGAAGAATATGATCAACGTGTCATCACCAAATGA
- a CDS encoding ABC transporter ATP-binding protein, which yields MQQKENYNYIQAFKWIYSRLLKKRKIQFWILFVGMSSAALLETVAVGSVAFFASVITDPQVMFNSKYVAFFQTYTHLEILQTVKGLILASGFVMLGLILFKNIMKAVVAYGITRFGVLIEAYFGQVLLDGILRLPYKWHLMRNSADLVTTIMWRTFLGREFFRPCLLIMNNILMVAIMLTALFFIHPGVSMSVMAVLGTTSVFIYKVIKKQVDRTATIARDYQLSINQVTTMAIHGIKDVKISATENQFSSRFYKKAFPLARITGMQELYAESPVLILETIGFAMICAAIFFMLLLSNSSTAYVTGTMVVLAVTGWKALPAINKILNSITKVRKALPFIANEIMYFEEIEANAPPAGLKTSKSPVFEHQIHFNQVCFSYQDSDRHVIHNMSFEINKGDTVGIIGKSGAGKSTLVDLLIGLLKPVKGQITIDGTPLAREHLAAWLQITGYVPQSPYIYDGTIAQNVAFGVDESDIDRQWVKQCCTMASMDEFMEDLPDGIDAFIGERGIRLSGGQQQRVAIARALYTRPEVMIFDEATSSLDTKSEKAIQETIYSFRGKQTLIIIAHRLSTVKACDYLIWIDNGTIRLQGKSDKVLSAYEKETVAT from the coding sequence ATGCAGCAAAAAGAAAACTATAATTACATACAGGCATTTAAATGGATCTATTCACGACTGCTGAAAAAGCGGAAAATTCAGTTCTGGATTCTGTTTGTCGGGATGTCATCCGCTGCTTTGCTTGAAACGGTTGCCGTGGGATCAGTGGCGTTTTTCGCCTCGGTAATTACAGATCCCCAGGTGATGTTTAATTCCAAGTATGTGGCCTTTTTTCAGACATACACCCACCTGGAAATTTTACAAACAGTGAAGGGACTGATCCTGGCATCCGGTTTCGTGATGCTGGGGCTGATCCTTTTCAAAAACATTATGAAAGCGGTTGTCGCATACGGCATCACCCGGTTCGGCGTTTTGATCGAAGCTTATTTCGGCCAGGTGCTGCTGGACGGTATCTTACGCCTGCCCTATAAATGGCATCTGATGCGCAACAGCGCGGATCTGGTGACCACCATTATGTGGCGGACCTTTCTGGGTCGGGAGTTCTTCCGGCCCTGTCTGTTGATCATGAATAATATTTTAATGGTCGCCATCATGTTGACGGCCCTGTTTTTCATTCACCCGGGCGTTTCCATGTCAGTGATGGCAGTGCTTGGCACCACCTCCGTGTTTATTTACAAAGTGATTAAAAAACAGGTGGATAGAACCGCCACCATTGCCAGGGATTATCAGCTTTCCATCAATCAGGTCACCACCATGGCCATTCACGGCATCAAGGATGTAAAAATTTCCGCCACAGAGAATCAGTTTTCCTCACGATTCTATAAAAAAGCGTTTCCACTGGCCCGGATCACGGGCATGCAGGAGCTGTATGCTGAATCACCGGTCCTGATTCTGGAGACCATCGGGTTTGCCATGATCTGTGCCGCCATTTTTTTCATGCTTCTACTGTCCAATTCATCCACCGCATACGTGACCGGCACCATGGTGGTTCTGGCGGTTACCGGGTGGAAAGCGCTGCCGGCCATAAATAAAATTTTAAACAGTATTACCAAGGTGAGAAAAGCCTTGCCATTTATCGCCAATGAGATTATGTATTTTGAGGAAATCGAGGCAAATGCGCCTCCTGCTGGCCTGAAGACCAGCAAATCACCTGTGTTTGAACATCAAATTCATTTCAACCAGGTGTGTTTTTCATATCAGGATTCAGACAGGCATGTGATCCATAACATGAGCTTTGAAATCAACAAAGGAGACACCGTCGGCATCATCGGAAAATCCGGTGCCGGCAAAAGTACGCTGGTGGACCTGCTCATCGGACTGCTCAAACCGGTCAAAGGGCAGATCACCATCGACGGCACCCCCCTGGCCCGGGAACACCTTGCCGCCTGGCTGCAAATCACCGGGTATGTCCCCCAGTCCCCATATATTTATGACGGCACCATTGCCCAGAATGTGGCATTTGGTGTTGATGAATCCGACATTGACCGCCAATGGGTCAAACAATGCTGCACCATGGCCTCCATGGATGAGTTTATGGAGGATCTGCCCGACGGCATTGACGCATTTATCGGCGAACGGGGAATCCGGCTTTCCGGGGGGCAGCAGCAGCGCGTCGCCATTGCCCGGGCTTTGTACACCCGGCCGGAAGTCATGATTTTTGATGAAGCCACCAGCTCCCTGGACACGAAAAGTGAAAAAGCGATCCAGGAAACCATCTACAGTTTCAGGGGCAAACAGACCCTGATCATCATTGCCCATCGACTCAGTACTGTCAAGGCATGTGATTATCTGATCTGGATCGACAACGGCACCATCCGGCTGCAGGGCAAGTCCGACAAGGTGCTGTCAGCCTATGAAAAAGAAACTGTAGCCACATGA
- a CDS encoding lipopolysaccharide biosynthesis protein produces the protein MGFSRKPPSFYFQEDRYPDQIGRKTVHSYLYATGSNAVRFFINIASVFILARLLMPEDFGYVAMAAAFVSTPKMVTGQALSMGIIQSPEINPDQLNGFFWVCLGLTAAITGLSVACSPLVAWFFNEPKLTDMVRMMSLMILFTGVCAIHYALLNRTMQFGVISGIDLISGILSKGVAVVLAVLGFGYWALVMLPVSHEGIRAVLLWAACSFTPKFRQMNFQGKSLLKLGSTLSVAGIITSFANEMDRILIGKFLTPQMLGIYSRSSALGEMPGKFIAWPLGRIAVSALSRLQQDPKEFQRFFLLLTQAYFLLIIPVFVWAFVSGDAIVLLILGDNWQAAIPVFKILVFYFLFKNLARPFEWLLTATYASGTTARQIYVWTFSRNICFVAGVAAGLPRGGTGVAIAVAAAFLLFLLGSIYFFSSASFYDRPAFARLLLKIGVPGLISLCAALLIIKQTALIHAFSHLTASCICFALVQGVFFLSFLCIPGSRDTLKNMIRTLKTTLTQRK, from the coding sequence ATGGGATTTTCACGAAAGCCACCCTCATTTTATTTTCAGGAAGACCGTTACCCGGATCAAATCGGCAGAAAAACCGTTCATTCCTACCTGTATGCAACCGGATCCAATGCCGTCCGCTTTTTTATCAATATTGCATCCGTGTTCATTCTGGCCCGACTTCTCATGCCTGAAGATTTCGGGTATGTGGCCATGGCAGCAGCGTTTGTGTCCACGCCTAAGATGGTGACCGGCCAGGCCCTTTCCATGGGGATCATCCAGTCCCCTGAAATCAATCCGGACCAGTTGAACGGGTTCTTCTGGGTCTGCCTGGGCCTGACCGCTGCCATCACGGGGTTGTCTGTGGCATGTTCCCCCCTGGTGGCCTGGTTTTTCAATGAGCCCAAATTAACAGATATGGTGCGAATGATGTCGCTCATGATCCTGTTTACCGGCGTCTGCGCCATTCACTATGCCCTGTTGAACCGCACCATGCAGTTCGGGGTCATCTCCGGCATCGACCTGATCTCCGGGATTCTTTCCAAAGGGGTGGCTGTTGTTCTGGCTGTCCTGGGTTTCGGGTACTGGGCCCTGGTGATGCTGCCGGTCTCCCATGAGGGAATCCGGGCTGTTTTGCTATGGGCCGCGTGCAGTTTCACACCCAAATTCCGGCAGATGAATTTTCAAGGCAAATCCCTGCTCAAACTGGGCTCCACCCTGTCTGTGGCCGGCATTATCACCAGTTTTGCCAATGAAATGGACCGGATTCTGATCGGAAAATTTTTAACTCCCCAGATGCTTGGGATCTATTCACGATCCAGCGCACTGGGGGAGATGCCGGGGAAATTCATTGCCTGGCCCTTAGGCCGGATCGCGGTATCGGCCCTTTCCAGACTCCAGCAGGATCCAAAGGAGTTTCAGCGGTTTTTCCTGTTACTGACCCAGGCCTATTTTTTGTTGATCATCCCTGTTTTTGTCTGGGCCTTTGTTTCCGGAGACGCCATTGTGCTTTTGATTCTGGGAGACAACTGGCAGGCGGCCATTCCGGTGTTTAAAATCCTGGTGTTTTATTTTCTTTTCAAAAACCTGGCCCGGCCCTTTGAATGGCTTCTCACGGCCACCTATGCATCCGGCACCACAGCCAGGCAGATATATGTCTGGACCTTTTCAAGAAACATCTGCTTTGTGGCCGGGGTTGCCGCCGGCCTGCCCAGGGGGGGGACCGGTGTCGCCATTGCCGTGGCAGCTGCTTTTCTGCTGTTTTTGCTGGGAAGTATTTATTTTTTTTCCAGCGCATCATTTTATGACAGACCCGCCTTTGCCAGGCTGCTGCTGAAAATCGGTGTGCCCGGTCTGATCTCACTATGTGCCGCCCTGTTAATCATCAAACAAACCGCACTGATTCACGCTTTTTCCCATTTGACCGCCAGCTGTATCTGCTTTGCCCTGGTCCAGGGCGTGTTTTTTCTGTCATTTTTATGCATACCCGGCAGTAGAGATACATTGAAAAATATGATACGTACCCTGAAAACGACTTTAACCCAGAGAAAATGA
- a CDS encoding HpcH/HpaI aldolase family protein, producing MDDQRKKIMALREKLAAGGVTLGSWMQLDNSSVAEIIGNAGYDWVAVDLEHGHFSLSRLPDLFRALELGGTLPFARVAQGRTKEIKQALDAGARGLIIPMVESANMLADCISRAFYPPDGIRGVGYSRANLFGKKFDAYTASHRDGIFMTAQIETQKGVDHLADILKVPGLDAVMVGPYDLSGSMGMTAQFDDPVFKQTLAQILACCKAAGIPCGFHVVQPDPNALQEKIGQGYQFIAYGIDAVFLYAQARAPELG from the coding sequence ATGGATGATCAGAGAAAAAAAATCATGGCCCTGCGGGAAAAACTGGCTGCCGGAGGCGTGACCCTGGGCTCCTGGATGCAGCTGGACAATTCGTCTGTGGCGGAAATTATAGGAAACGCCGGGTATGACTGGGTGGCCGTGGACCTGGAGCACGGGCATTTTTCTTTGTCCCGGCTGCCGGATCTTTTCAGAGCCCTGGAACTGGGGGGAACGTTGCCATTTGCCAGGGTCGCGCAAGGCCGGACCAAGGAGATCAAACAGGCCCTGGATGCCGGAGCCAGAGGGCTGATCATTCCTATGGTGGAATCGGCAAACATGCTGGCAGATTGCATCTCCCGGGCATTTTATCCGCCGGACGGCATCCGGGGAGTCGGGTATTCCCGGGCCAATCTGTTCGGAAAAAAGTTTGATGCCTATACCGCATCTCATCGAGATGGCATCTTTATGACGGCCCAGATCGAAACCCAAAAAGGGGTGGACCACCTGGCAGATATCCTGAAAGTGCCGGGCCTGGATGCCGTGATGGTGGGCCCCTATGACCTGTCCGGTTCCATGGGCATGACCGCGCAGTTTGATGATCCCGTGTTCAAACAGACCCTGGCGCAGATTCTGGCCTGCTGTAAAGCCGCAGGCATCCCCTGCGGGTTTCATGTGGTGCAGCCGGATCCCAACGCCTTACAGGAAAAAATCGGCCAGGGATACCAGTTCATTGCCTATGGCATCGATGCCGTGTTTCTGTATGCCCAGGCCCGGGCTCCGGAGCTGGGATAG
- a CDS encoding HAD family hydrolase, whose protein sequence is MPCLPGIGLETTDKYTRKYIMQVCGKSYQAMIFDFDGVLADSVEVKTDAFRQMFAPYGKEIQEKVVEHHRHHGGMTRKEKLVHYHKQFLGKDLTPARLSELCDTFSSLVVQKVIAAPQIPGAEAFLNRCRAENILCFVDSATPDDELARIVEQRGLSGYFEKILGSDRTKTRNLAWILETCDLLPSQCLFFGDAGSDREAALACDMDFMGLVPDETAPLLQKYPDISWAKDFNQLMAGECHG, encoded by the coding sequence ATGCCGTGTTTGCCCGGTATCGGTCTTGAAACAACGGATAAATATACAAGGAAATACATCATGCAGGTGTGCGGCAAATCCTATCAGGCCATGATATTTGATTTTGACGGGGTCCTGGCAGATTCCGTGGAGGTCAAGACCGATGCCTTCCGTCAGATGTTTGCTCCTTATGGGAAAGAGATCCAGGAAAAGGTGGTCGAGCACCATCGCCATCACGGGGGCATGACCCGGAAAGAAAAACTGGTCCACTACCACAAGCAGTTTCTGGGAAAGGACCTGACCCCGGCCCGGCTGTCTGAACTTTGCGATACGTTTTCATCCCTGGTGGTGCAGAAGGTGATTGCCGCTCCTCAGATCCCGGGGGCAGAAGCGTTTCTGAACCGGTGCCGGGCGGAGAACATCCTTTGTTTTGTGGATTCTGCCACCCCGGATGATGAACTGGCCCGGATCGTTGAACAGCGGGGCTTGTCCGGATATTTTGAAAAAATTCTGGGATCAGACAGAACCAAAACCCGGAACCTGGCGTGGATATTGGAAACCTGTGACCTGTTGCCCAGCCAGTGCCTGTTTTTCGGAGATGCCGGATCTGACCGTGAGGCGGCTTTGGCCTGTGACATGGATTTCATGGGGCTTGTGCCGGATGAGACCGCGCCGTTGCTGCAAAAATATCCGGATATCTCCTGGGCAAAAGATTTCAACCAGTTGATGGCAGGAGAATGTCATGGATGA
- a CDS encoding 3-deoxy-manno-octulosonate cytidylyltransferase: MRILVGIPVRMASTRFPGKPLCRICGTTMVEHVYQRCALSRYATDLFVAACDEEVRDHVKGFGGNVIMTDPAISRAGLRVASAAETLDPAKDDIVVVVQGDEPLVHPDMLDLAIQPLLDEPDIFVSNLCRKIDTDEWQDPAEIKVVCDLYMNAMYMSRSPIPSIDHEEARCDWYKQVCIMPFRWQFMQRFNHELAETPLEQQESVEMLRAMQHGYKVRMVPSAYVSKSVDTEADRQAAEALMEKDAVFARYRS, encoded by the coding sequence ATGAGAATTCTGGTCGGTATCCCGGTGCGAATGGCATCCACCCGGTTTCCCGGAAAACCGCTGTGCCGCATTTGCGGCACCACCATGGTGGAACATGTGTATCAACGCTGTGCCCTGAGCCGCTATGCCACAGACCTGTTTGTGGCAGCCTGCGATGAGGAGGTGAGAGACCATGTCAAAGGGTTCGGGGGCAATGTGATCATGACCGATCCCGCCATTTCCCGGGCCGGGCTCCGGGTGGCTTCGGCGGCTGAAACCCTGGACCCGGCCAAAGATGACATCGTGGTGGTGGTCCAGGGCGATGAACCCCTGGTGCATCCGGACATGCTGGATCTGGCCATCCAGCCCCTGCTGGATGAACCCGATATTTTTGTGAGCAATCTGTGCCGCAAAATCGACACGGATGAGTGGCAGGACCCGGCCGAAATCAAGGTGGTGTGTGATCTGTACATGAATGCCATGTACATGTCCCGGTCTCCCATTCCTTCCATTGACCATGAAGAGGCCCGGTGCGACTGGTACAAACAGGTGTGCATCATGCCGTTCCGGTGGCAGTTCATGCAGCGCTTCAACCATGAGCTGGCAGAAACCCCGCTGGAACAACAGGAATCCGTGGAAATGCTCCGGGCCATGCAGCATGGGTACAAGGTGCGCATGGTGCCCTCTGCCTATGTGTCCAAGTCCGTGGACACGGAAGCGGACCGGCAGGCAGCGGAAGCACTCATGGAAAAAGATGCCGTGTTTGCCCGGTATCGGTCTTGA